From the genome of Amia ocellicauda isolate fAmiCal2 chromosome 14, fAmiCal2.hap1, whole genome shotgun sequence, one region includes:
- the LOC136768131 gene encoding ovarian cancer G-protein coupled receptor 1-like produces MNNSSYYDYLDVFYDNYSNQNSSFSEGFSNYDSYVNYFYSIDLSVDEGPITATTVFVFAYKFSILCFGLPASWLAMYGLYRLLRFERAAPIYMINLLFADFIQIVLVWLVQILDSPLCIDFEADDVIFFTAVNASVGFILCIALERYLVVAHPLWYRYRRTVKFSALVSAGVWAFVTVDTVLFVYLSTHSPAASFCFWTIHFFLPIPILIFIFLRTRRVLASTVSVRGPEKRRIQWMLTLVLSSFTALFLPFYMAKCFFFLKSMYNWQTQTKVDVIFHFICLLLFTLHNLLDSILYIFLRRNMQRTLSSWLPCCRGYLLRDRAESGERETTVQTVDSTVTSM; encoded by the coding sequence ATGAACAATTCCAGCTACTATGATTACTTAGATGTTTTTTATGATAACTACTCCAATCAAAACAGCAGCTTTTCTGAAGGTTTCAGCAACTACGACAGCTACGTTAACTACTTCTACTCCATTGATCTGAGCGTGGACGAAGGCCCGATCACGGCCACCACTGTCTTCGTGTTCGCCTACAAGTTCAGCATCCTTTGTTTCGGGCTGCCGGCAAGCTGGCTGGCCATGTATGGTCTGTACCGGCTGCTGAGGTTCGAGAGGGCAGCACCCATCTACATGATCAACCTCCTCTTCGCCGATTTCATCCAGATCGTGCTCGTGTGGCTGGTGCAGATCCTGGACTCGCCACTGTGCATTGACTTTGAGGCAGATGACGTGATCTTTTTTACTGCTGTGAATGCCAGTGTGGGCTTCATACTGTGCATCGCCCTGGAGAGGTACCTGGTGGTCGCCCATCCTCTGTGGTACCGGTACCGCCGCACTGTCAAGTTCAGCGCCCTTGTGTCAGCGGGTGTGTGGGCTTTTGTCACCGTGGACACTGTGCTGTTTGTCTACCTCAGCACACACTCGCCAGCTGCCTCTTTCTGTTTCTGGACCATCCACTTCTTCCTGCCCATCCCAATCCTTATCTTCATCTTCCTCAGAACCAGGAGGGTGCTGGCCAGCACTGTGTCAGTCCGCGGCCCAGAGAAGAGGCGGATCCAGTGGATGCTGACTCTGGTCCTGTCCTCCTTCACAGCTCTCTTCCTCCCGTTCTACATGGCAAAGTGCTTCTTCTTCCTGAAGAGCATGTACAACTGGCAGACGCAGACCAAGGTTGATGTAATTTTCCATTTCATCTGCCTGCTGCTCTTCACCCTTCACAACCTGCTGGACTCCATCTTATACATCTTCCTGCGCCGCAACATGCAGCGAACCCTGAGCTCCTGGTTGCCCTGCTGCCGGGGCTACCTGCTGAGGGACAGGGCTGAGTCGGGGGAGCGAGAGACCACGGTGCAGACTGTGGACTCCACTGTGACCAGCATGTGA